A single window of Corythoichthys intestinalis isolate RoL2023-P3 chromosome 21, ASM3026506v1, whole genome shotgun sequence DNA harbors:
- the LOC130909638 gene encoding disintegrin and metalloproteinase domain-containing protein 12-like isoform X3 — MSLKLLIEAEGEQLLLTLRKNEALFASNYKETHYLQDGTAVIRTHNSMAHCYYHGEVEHHPDSDVSISTCNSMLKGLISLDGRAYVVEPAGRGTNGTHWIYETRHLRLASGNCGHRFNTTEDVTPPYRNPFQSFRTRHKRHIQTTTKYVELIIVADNREFQKQGKDVEKVKQRLAEIANYVDKFYRALNIRVALVGLEVWSDVDKCPVTQDPFTTLHEFLDWRKVKLLPRKPHDNAQLISGVYFQGTTIGMAPIMSMCTAEQSGGIVMDHSDNPLGAAVTLAHELGHNFGMNHDTPERGCGCRVTAERGGCIMTPSTGYPFPTVFSSCSKKDLLASLDKGVGMCLFNMPEVKVLYGGQKCGNGYVEEGEECDCGEPEECLNPCCNATTCTLKGDAVCAHGQCCHDCQLKPAGTPCRESGNSCDLPEFCTGGGPHCPANVYLHDGHACSGVDGYCYNGVCQTHEQQCVTLWGQGAKAAPGICFERVNSAGDPYGNCGKDAKGSFAKCEARDAQCGKIQCQGGANRPVIGTNAVSIETNIPLQEGGRILCRGTHVYLGDDMPDPGLVLTGTKCSDGMMCLNRRCQNVSVFGVHECAAKCNGRGVCNNNKNCHCEAHRAPPFCDMSGMGGSVDSGPVRLADGIRVTVGVLALLLIAVGFAVVVYFKRKNLRGALFSAKKDPTDKLRSVSASTALATTPKRHQPATVTSPSRPAPPLPHSATIFKPPGGRPQAQLPPPYPSHLRRLPQCQPLSVSVSIATAPPPAPPPHLHAHPHVHMAVARTAAAIRGAPCLNACRVETERPGPPQKPLPADPRVSHTAPRPVRPHPGAKSIAKQPPTLPKPRVVANVKYSR; from the exons ggctctgtttgcaagcaacTATAAAGAAACTCATTATCTGCAAGATGGCACTGCGGTTATAAGGACACACAACTCCATG GCTCACTGCTACTACCACGGTGAGGTGGAACATCACCCTGACTCTGATGTTAGCATCAGTACATGCAACTCTATGCTCAA GGGTTTAATTTCGTTGGACGGCCGCGCTTACGTGGTGGAACCTGCGGGTCGCGGGACCAACGGTACTCACTGGATCTACGAGACGCGACACCTTCGTTTGGCTAGCGGCAACTGCGGACATCGTTTTAACACGACGGAGGACGTCACACCGCCATACCGAAATCCGTTCCAATCCTTCAGAACCAGG CACAAGCGTCACATTCAAACGACCACCAAATACGTGGAACTGATCATCGTGGCTGACAACCGGGAG TTTCAGAAGCAAGGCAAGGACGTGGAGAAAGTCAAGCAGCGTCTGGCCGAGATTGCCAATTACGTTGACAAG TTCTACAGAGCTTTAAATATCCGTGTGGCTCTAGTGGGCCTAGAAGTGTGGAGCGACGTGGACAAGTGTCCCGTCACGCAGGACCCTTTCACCACCCTTCACGAGTTTTTGGACTGGAGGAAGGTTAAGCTGCTGCCTCGGAAGCCGCATGACAACGCACAGCTTATCAG CGGCGTGTACTTCCAAGGTACCACCATTGGCATGGCGCCCATCATGAGCATGTGCACAGCGGAGCAGTCTGGAGGAATCGTCATG GATCATTCAGACAACCCGCTAGGCGCCGCCGTCACGCTAGCTCACGAGCTGGGTCACAATTTCGGAATGAACCACGACACGCCGGAACGTGGGTGCGGCTGCCGGGTGACGGCGGAACGCGGCGGCTGCATCATGACTCCTTCCACCGG GTATCCCTTCCCTACCGTGTTCAGCAGCTGTAGCAAGAAGGACTTGTTAGCTAGCTTGGATAAGGGGGTGGGCATGTGTCTGTTCAACATGCCTGAAGTCAAGGTTCTCTACGGCGGGCAGAAGTGCGGCAACGGCTACGTGGAAGAAGGAGAAGAGTGTGACTGCGGGGAACCCGAG GAATGCCTGAATCCCTGCTGCAACGCTACCACCTGCACCCTAAAGGGCGATGCCGTTTGCGCACACGGTCAATGCTGCCACGACTGCCAG CTGAAGCCTGCAGGAACTCCCTGCCGTGAATCGGGCAACTCGTGCGACCTGCCCGAGTTTTGCACGGGTGGCGGCCCTCACTGCCCGGCCAACGTCTACTTGCACGACGGACATGCCTGCAGCGGCGTGGACGGTTATTGCTACAACGGCGTGTGTCAGACGCACGAGCAACAGTGCGTGACACTCTGGGGGCAAG GTGCCAAGGCAGCGCCCGGCATTTGTTTCGAGAGGGTCAACTCGGCAGGCGATCCTTACGGGAACTGCGGCAAAGACGCCAAAGGATCCTTCGCCAAATGTGAAGCGAG GGACGCCCAGTGCGGCAAAATCCAATGCCAAGGTGGCGCCAACCGCCCCGTCATCGGCACCAACGCCGTCTCCATAGAAACCAACATTCCCTTGCAGGAAGGTGGCAGGATTCTGTGCCGCGGCACGCACGTCTACCTGGGCGATGACATGCCTGACCCCGGTCTGGTGCTGACGGGTACCAAGTGCAGTGACGGAATG ATGTGCCTGAACCGCCGGTGCCAGAACGTCAGTGTTTTCGGCGTGCACGAGTGCGCCGCCAAGTGCAACGGGCGAGGG gtgtgcaacaacaataaaaactgTCACTGCGAGGCTCACCGCGCACCTCCTTTCTGCGACATGTCCGGTATGGGGGGCAGCGTGGACAGCGGTCCTGTCCGACTGGCAG ACGGCATCCGAGTGACTGTAGGTGTCCTGGCGTTGCTGCTTATCGCGGTGGGCTTCGCCGTGGTAGTGTACTTTAAGCGAAAAAATCTCCGAGGGGCGCTCTTCAGTGCCAAAAAGGATCCTACTGACAAGCTAAG GTCCGTAAGTGCCTCAACGGCCCTGGCGACCACTCCCAAGCGGCATCAACCTGCGACCGTGACGTCCCCTTCTCGGCCCGCGCCGCCGCTACCCCACAGCGCCACCATTTTTAAG CCGCCTGGAGGCCGGCCGCAGGCGCAGTTGCCACCGCCGTACCCGTCGCACCTGCGGCGATTGCCCCAGTGCCAGCCGCTCTCGGTCAGCGTGTCCATCGCCACGGCGCCGCCGCCAGCGCCGCCTCCTCATCTTCATGCTCATCCTCACGTCCACATGGCGGTGGCAAGGACAGCCGCGGCCATCCGCGGGGCTCCATGTCTGAACGCTTGTAGGGTG